From a region of the Ovis aries strain OAR_USU_Benz2616 breed Rambouillet chromosome 2, ARS-UI_Ramb_v3.0, whole genome shotgun sequence genome:
- the TOPORS gene encoding E3 ubiquitin-protein ligase Topors isoform X2: protein MRDKGSQQPPGSPLSREEGEAPPPTPAPEGRRRSRRVRLRGSCRHRPSLLGRRELATSAPVRPAPASSEIMASAAKEFKMDNFSPKAGTSKLQQTVPADASPDSKCPICLDRFDNVSYLDRCLHKFCFRCVQEWSKNKAECPLCKQPFDSIFHSVRAEDDFKEYVLRPSYNGSFATPDVRRFRYRTTMTRERSASVYSPSSTVNRRTTTPPDSGVLFEGLSISARPRDGEIPPFMRQISIRPTTTDERSLRKIQEQDIINFRRTLYRAGARVRNIEDGGRYRDISAEFFRRNPACLHRLVPWLKRELTVLFGAHGSLVNIVQHIIMSNVTRYDLESQAFVSDLRPFLLNRTEHFIHEFISFARSPFNMAAFDQHANYDCPAPSYEEGSHSDSSVITISPDEAETQELDVNVATVSQAPWDDETPGPSYSSSEQVHAAMSSLLNTSDSSDEELVTARATSQIQGVQTNEDLNNDSDSSSDNCVIVGFVKPLAERTPELVELSSDSEVELGSYEKMETMKTQEQEQSYSSGDSDVSRCSSPRSVVGKDEQISKGRCDSGTKINSKKEEKRSISLSSLRDLSSSLRGDRVYSPYTRRHRKRGRSRSSDSHSQSRSGHDQKNRRKHHGKKRMKGKRSRSRESSRPRGRRDKKRSRTRDSSWSRRSQTLSLSSESSSRSRSRSSDHGKRRSRSRNRDRYYLRNNYGSRYKWEYTYYSRNKDRDGYESSYRRRTLSRAHYSRQSSSPELRIQSFSERTNARKKNNHSERKYYYYERHRSRSLSSSRSKTASTGPDRMRNEKPGGKRKYKTRHLEGTSDVAQPSHEFASKVKEGHYSKSSSKLDGGYKNESDSFSDSRSSDRETKHKRRKRRTRSLSVEIVYEGKATDTTRHHKKKKKKHKRKHKKHHGDNASHSPVVITIDSDSDKDCEVKEDIECDSSGPQGPLQSEVLAPFESKDVVTIEDEFGVLSKECDITILNNNLNNANKTVDNIPPQAASIEQTLDVREESTLASDLENQPSNVSLQTEPLRTSSLMSVSLGRDHDVS, encoded by the coding sequence aTAATGGCATCAGCCGCTAAGGaatttaaaatggacaactttTCACCTAAAGCTGGCACTAGCAAATTGCAACAGACAGTACCAGCTGATGCATCTCCCGATTCTAAGTGTCCTATATGCTTGGATAGATTTGATAATGTGTCTTACTTAGATCGCTGTTTACATAAGTTCTGTTTTCGCTGTGTTCAGGAGTGGTCAAAAAACAAAGCTGAATGCCCACTGTGTAAGCAGCCCTTTGATTCTATTTTTCATTCTGTGAGGGCAGAAGATGACTTCAAGGAATATGTCCTAAGACCTTCGTACAATGGCTCTTTTGCTACTCCTGATGTCCGACGATTCCGCTATCGCACAACTATGACAAGGGAACGAAGTGCTTCTGTTTATTCACCTAGCAGTACCGTGAATAGAAGAACAACAACTCCACCAGACAGTGGAGTATTATTTGAAGGGTTAAGCATTTCAGCAAGACCTAGAGATGGTGAAATTCCTCCATTTATGAGACAGATTTCAATAAGGCCAACTACTACAGATGAGAGATCTTTGCGGAAAATTCAAGAACAGGATATCATTAATTTTAGGCGAACTCTCTATCGTGCTGGTGCTCGAGTTAGAAATATTGAAGATGGTGGTCGCTACAGGGACATTTCAGCTGAATTTTTCCGTAGAAATCCAGCTTGCCTTCACAGATTAGTCCCCTGGTTAAAACGTGAACTGACAGTTCTCTTTGGAGCTCATGGATCTTTAGTGAATATCGTCCAGCACATCATCATGAGTAATGTTACTCGCTATGACTTGGAGAGTCAGGCATTTGTGTCTGATTTGAGGCCATTTTTGCTTAATCGGACTGAGCATTTTATACATGAATTTATCAGTTTTGCTCGCTCTCCATTTAACATGGCCGCCTTTGATCAGCATGCTAATTATGATTGCCCTGCTCCTTCATATGAAGAAGGTAGCCATTCTGATTCTTCAGTCATAACGATATCTCCAGATGAAGCTGAGACCCAAGAGCTGGATGTTAATGTAGCCACTGTTAGTCAAGCACCATGGGATGATGAAACTCCAGGACCTTCTTACTCAAGCTCAGAACAGGTGCATGCTGCCATGTCTTCCCTTTTAAATACTTCTGACAGTTCAGATGAAGAACTTGTAACAGCAAGAGCTACATCTCAGATACAAGGAGTACAGACCAATGAGGACCTAAATAATGACAGTGATTCTTCTTCAGATAACTGTGTCATTGTTGGATTTGTTAAGCCACTAGCTGAGAGGACCCCAGAACTTGTTGAACTGTCCTCTGATTCTGAGGTGGAGTTAGGTTCTTATGAGAAAATGGAGACCATGAAGACACAAGAACAAGAGCAGTCTTACAGCTCTGGTGATAGTGACGTTAGCAGATGTTCGTCTCCGCGCTCTGTCGTTGGAAAGGATGAGCAAATAAGTAAAGGTCGTTGTGATTCTggtacaaaaatcaactcaaagaaggaagagaaacgaTCTATATCATTGTCCTCTCTCAGAGACCTGAGCTCATCCCTCAGAGGAGACAGAGTTTATTCCCCATATACCCGCAGACACAGAAAGAGGGGAAGATCGAGAAGTTCAGATTCACATTCCCAGAGTAGGAGTGGGCATGATCAGAAGAACCGTAGAAAGCATCatgggaagaaaagaatgaaaggcaAGCGATCCAGAAGCAGGGAGAGTAGTAGACCTAGAGGTAGAAGAGACAAAAAGAGATCAAGAACCAGAGATAGCAGTTGGTCAAGAAGAAGCCAAACTCTGTCTCTAAGTAGTGAAAGCTCTAGCAGATCAAGGTCTCGTAGCAGTGATCATGGTAAAAGAAGATCACGGAGCAGAAATCGAGATCGTTACTATTTGAGAAATAATTATGGCAGCAGATACAAGTGGGAGTATACTTACTATAGTAGGAACAAGGACAGGGATGGCTACGAGTCATCTTACAGGAGGAGGACTCTGTCCAGAGCTCACTATTCCAGACAATCGTCAAGTCCAGAACTTAGAATTCAGTCCTTTTCTGAAAGAACAAATGCTCGGAAGAAAAATAATCACAGTGAAAGGAAATACTACTACTATGAAAGGCATAGATCGAGGAGCCTATCTAGTAGTAGGTCAAAGACTGCATCTACAGGGCCTGACCGGATGAGAAATGAAAAGCCTGGTGGGAAACGAAAATACAAAACACGGCATTTGGAGGGGACCAGTGATGTTGCTCAACCATCTCATGAATTTGCTTCTAAAGTAAAGGAAGGTCATTATTCAAAATCTTCATCAAAATTGGATGGAGGCTACAAAAATGAGAGTGATAGCTTTTCAGACAGCCGGTCATCAGACAGAGAGACAAAGcacaagaggagaaaaaggaggaccCGCAGCCTGAGTGTAGAGATAGTTTATGAAGGGAAAGCTACCGATACAACCAGacaccataaaaagaaaaagaagaaacataagAGGAAGCATAAGAAACACCATGGTGATAATGCTTCACATTCCCCAGTTGTGATTACCATTGACAGTGACAGTGATAAAGACTGTGAAGTAAAGGAGGATATAGAATGTGACTCTAGTGGTCCTCAAGGCCCTCTCCAAAGTGAAGTTTTGGCTCCTTTTGAATCTAAAGATGTAGTTACAATAGAAGATGAATTTGGTGTCCTGAGCAAGGAGTGTGATATTACCATACTTAATAACAACTTGAATAATGCCAATAAAACTGTGGATAATATACCACCCCAGGCAGCTTCAATTGAACAAACTCTTGATGTAAGAGAAGAGAGCACCTTGGCCTCTGATTTGGAGAACCAACCCAGTAATGTCTCTCTTCAGACTGAGCCATTAAGGACATCATCGTTAATGTCAGTGTCTCTTGGTAGAGACCATGATGTGTCTTAA
- the TOPORS gene encoding E3 ubiquitin-protein ligase Topors isoform X1, with protein MRDKVPSCAFKSLFGKIIHGLSITPTSSTERINVSNRITTGSQQPPGSPLSREEGEAPPPTPAPEGRRRSRRVRLRGSCRHRPSLLGRRELATSAPVRPAPASSEIMASAAKEFKMDNFSPKAGTSKLQQTVPADASPDSKCPICLDRFDNVSYLDRCLHKFCFRCVQEWSKNKAECPLCKQPFDSIFHSVRAEDDFKEYVLRPSYNGSFATPDVRRFRYRTTMTRERSASVYSPSSTVNRRTTTPPDSGVLFEGLSISARPRDGEIPPFMRQISIRPTTTDERSLRKIQEQDIINFRRTLYRAGARVRNIEDGGRYRDISAEFFRRNPACLHRLVPWLKRELTVLFGAHGSLVNIVQHIIMSNVTRYDLESQAFVSDLRPFLLNRTEHFIHEFISFARSPFNMAAFDQHANYDCPAPSYEEGSHSDSSVITISPDEAETQELDVNVATVSQAPWDDETPGPSYSSSEQVHAAMSSLLNTSDSSDEELVTARATSQIQGVQTNEDLNNDSDSSSDNCVIVGFVKPLAERTPELVELSSDSEVELGSYEKMETMKTQEQEQSYSSGDSDVSRCSSPRSVVGKDEQISKGRCDSGTKINSKKEEKRSISLSSLRDLSSSLRGDRVYSPYTRRHRKRGRSRSSDSHSQSRSGHDQKNRRKHHGKKRMKGKRSRSRESSRPRGRRDKKRSRTRDSSWSRRSQTLSLSSESSSRSRSRSSDHGKRRSRSRNRDRYYLRNNYGSRYKWEYTYYSRNKDRDGYESSYRRRTLSRAHYSRQSSSPELRIQSFSERTNARKKNNHSERKYYYYERHRSRSLSSSRSKTASTGPDRMRNEKPGGKRKYKTRHLEGTSDVAQPSHEFASKVKEGHYSKSSSKLDGGYKNESDSFSDSRSSDRETKHKRRKRRTRSLSVEIVYEGKATDTTRHHKKKKKKHKRKHKKHHGDNASHSPVVITIDSDSDKDCEVKEDIECDSSGPQGPLQSEVLAPFESKDVVTIEDEFGVLSKECDITILNNNLNNANKTVDNIPPQAASIEQTLDVREESTLASDLENQPSNVSLQTEPLRTSSLMSVSLGRDHDVS; from the coding sequence aTAATGGCATCAGCCGCTAAGGaatttaaaatggacaactttTCACCTAAAGCTGGCACTAGCAAATTGCAACAGACAGTACCAGCTGATGCATCTCCCGATTCTAAGTGTCCTATATGCTTGGATAGATTTGATAATGTGTCTTACTTAGATCGCTGTTTACATAAGTTCTGTTTTCGCTGTGTTCAGGAGTGGTCAAAAAACAAAGCTGAATGCCCACTGTGTAAGCAGCCCTTTGATTCTATTTTTCATTCTGTGAGGGCAGAAGATGACTTCAAGGAATATGTCCTAAGACCTTCGTACAATGGCTCTTTTGCTACTCCTGATGTCCGACGATTCCGCTATCGCACAACTATGACAAGGGAACGAAGTGCTTCTGTTTATTCACCTAGCAGTACCGTGAATAGAAGAACAACAACTCCACCAGACAGTGGAGTATTATTTGAAGGGTTAAGCATTTCAGCAAGACCTAGAGATGGTGAAATTCCTCCATTTATGAGACAGATTTCAATAAGGCCAACTACTACAGATGAGAGATCTTTGCGGAAAATTCAAGAACAGGATATCATTAATTTTAGGCGAACTCTCTATCGTGCTGGTGCTCGAGTTAGAAATATTGAAGATGGTGGTCGCTACAGGGACATTTCAGCTGAATTTTTCCGTAGAAATCCAGCTTGCCTTCACAGATTAGTCCCCTGGTTAAAACGTGAACTGACAGTTCTCTTTGGAGCTCATGGATCTTTAGTGAATATCGTCCAGCACATCATCATGAGTAATGTTACTCGCTATGACTTGGAGAGTCAGGCATTTGTGTCTGATTTGAGGCCATTTTTGCTTAATCGGACTGAGCATTTTATACATGAATTTATCAGTTTTGCTCGCTCTCCATTTAACATGGCCGCCTTTGATCAGCATGCTAATTATGATTGCCCTGCTCCTTCATATGAAGAAGGTAGCCATTCTGATTCTTCAGTCATAACGATATCTCCAGATGAAGCTGAGACCCAAGAGCTGGATGTTAATGTAGCCACTGTTAGTCAAGCACCATGGGATGATGAAACTCCAGGACCTTCTTACTCAAGCTCAGAACAGGTGCATGCTGCCATGTCTTCCCTTTTAAATACTTCTGACAGTTCAGATGAAGAACTTGTAACAGCAAGAGCTACATCTCAGATACAAGGAGTACAGACCAATGAGGACCTAAATAATGACAGTGATTCTTCTTCAGATAACTGTGTCATTGTTGGATTTGTTAAGCCACTAGCTGAGAGGACCCCAGAACTTGTTGAACTGTCCTCTGATTCTGAGGTGGAGTTAGGTTCTTATGAGAAAATGGAGACCATGAAGACACAAGAACAAGAGCAGTCTTACAGCTCTGGTGATAGTGACGTTAGCAGATGTTCGTCTCCGCGCTCTGTCGTTGGAAAGGATGAGCAAATAAGTAAAGGTCGTTGTGATTCTggtacaaaaatcaactcaaagaaggaagagaaacgaTCTATATCATTGTCCTCTCTCAGAGACCTGAGCTCATCCCTCAGAGGAGACAGAGTTTATTCCCCATATACCCGCAGACACAGAAAGAGGGGAAGATCGAGAAGTTCAGATTCACATTCCCAGAGTAGGAGTGGGCATGATCAGAAGAACCGTAGAAAGCATCatgggaagaaaagaatgaaaggcaAGCGATCCAGAAGCAGGGAGAGTAGTAGACCTAGAGGTAGAAGAGACAAAAAGAGATCAAGAACCAGAGATAGCAGTTGGTCAAGAAGAAGCCAAACTCTGTCTCTAAGTAGTGAAAGCTCTAGCAGATCAAGGTCTCGTAGCAGTGATCATGGTAAAAGAAGATCACGGAGCAGAAATCGAGATCGTTACTATTTGAGAAATAATTATGGCAGCAGATACAAGTGGGAGTATACTTACTATAGTAGGAACAAGGACAGGGATGGCTACGAGTCATCTTACAGGAGGAGGACTCTGTCCAGAGCTCACTATTCCAGACAATCGTCAAGTCCAGAACTTAGAATTCAGTCCTTTTCTGAAAGAACAAATGCTCGGAAGAAAAATAATCACAGTGAAAGGAAATACTACTACTATGAAAGGCATAGATCGAGGAGCCTATCTAGTAGTAGGTCAAAGACTGCATCTACAGGGCCTGACCGGATGAGAAATGAAAAGCCTGGTGGGAAACGAAAATACAAAACACGGCATTTGGAGGGGACCAGTGATGTTGCTCAACCATCTCATGAATTTGCTTCTAAAGTAAAGGAAGGTCATTATTCAAAATCTTCATCAAAATTGGATGGAGGCTACAAAAATGAGAGTGATAGCTTTTCAGACAGCCGGTCATCAGACAGAGAGACAAAGcacaagaggagaaaaaggaggaccCGCAGCCTGAGTGTAGAGATAGTTTATGAAGGGAAAGCTACCGATACAACCAGacaccataaaaagaaaaagaagaaacataagAGGAAGCATAAGAAACACCATGGTGATAATGCTTCACATTCCCCAGTTGTGATTACCATTGACAGTGACAGTGATAAAGACTGTGAAGTAAAGGAGGATATAGAATGTGACTCTAGTGGTCCTCAAGGCCCTCTCCAAAGTGAAGTTTTGGCTCCTTTTGAATCTAAAGATGTAGTTACAATAGAAGATGAATTTGGTGTCCTGAGCAAGGAGTGTGATATTACCATACTTAATAACAACTTGAATAATGCCAATAAAACTGTGGATAATATACCACCCCAGGCAGCTTCAATTGAACAAACTCTTGATGTAAGAGAAGAGAGCACCTTGGCCTCTGATTTGGAGAACCAACCCAGTAATGTCTCTCTTCAGACTGAGCCATTAAGGACATCATCGTTAATGTCAGTGTCTCTTGGTAGAGACCATGATGTGTCTTAA
- the TOPORS gene encoding E3 ubiquitin-protein ligase Topors isoform X3 — protein MGSQQPPGSPLSREEGEAPPPTPAPEGRRRSRRVRLRGSCRHRPSLLGRRELATSAPVRPAPASSEIMASAAKEFKMDNFSPKAGTSKLQQTVPADASPDSKCPICLDRFDNVSYLDRCLHKFCFRCVQEWSKNKAECPLCKQPFDSIFHSVRAEDDFKEYVLRPSYNGSFATPDVRRFRYRTTMTRERSASVYSPSSTVNRRTTTPPDSGVLFEGLSISARPRDGEIPPFMRQISIRPTTTDERSLRKIQEQDIINFRRTLYRAGARVRNIEDGGRYRDISAEFFRRNPACLHRLVPWLKRELTVLFGAHGSLVNIVQHIIMSNVTRYDLESQAFVSDLRPFLLNRTEHFIHEFISFARSPFNMAAFDQHANYDCPAPSYEEGSHSDSSVITISPDEAETQELDVNVATVSQAPWDDETPGPSYSSSEQVHAAMSSLLNTSDSSDEELVTARATSQIQGVQTNEDLNNDSDSSSDNCVIVGFVKPLAERTPELVELSSDSEVELGSYEKMETMKTQEQEQSYSSGDSDVSRCSSPRSVVGKDEQISKGRCDSGTKINSKKEEKRSISLSSLRDLSSSLRGDRVYSPYTRRHRKRGRSRSSDSHSQSRSGHDQKNRRKHHGKKRMKGKRSRSRESSRPRGRRDKKRSRTRDSSWSRRSQTLSLSSESSSRSRSRSSDHGKRRSRSRNRDRYYLRNNYGSRYKWEYTYYSRNKDRDGYESSYRRRTLSRAHYSRQSSSPELRIQSFSERTNARKKNNHSERKYYYYERHRSRSLSSSRSKTASTGPDRMRNEKPGGKRKYKTRHLEGTSDVAQPSHEFASKVKEGHYSKSSSKLDGGYKNESDSFSDSRSSDRETKHKRRKRRTRSLSVEIVYEGKATDTTRHHKKKKKKHKRKHKKHHGDNASHSPVVITIDSDSDKDCEVKEDIECDSSGPQGPLQSEVLAPFESKDVVTIEDEFGVLSKECDITILNNNLNNANKTVDNIPPQAASIEQTLDVREESTLASDLENQPSNVSLQTEPLRTSSLMSVSLGRDHDVS, from the coding sequence aTAATGGCATCAGCCGCTAAGGaatttaaaatggacaactttTCACCTAAAGCTGGCACTAGCAAATTGCAACAGACAGTACCAGCTGATGCATCTCCCGATTCTAAGTGTCCTATATGCTTGGATAGATTTGATAATGTGTCTTACTTAGATCGCTGTTTACATAAGTTCTGTTTTCGCTGTGTTCAGGAGTGGTCAAAAAACAAAGCTGAATGCCCACTGTGTAAGCAGCCCTTTGATTCTATTTTTCATTCTGTGAGGGCAGAAGATGACTTCAAGGAATATGTCCTAAGACCTTCGTACAATGGCTCTTTTGCTACTCCTGATGTCCGACGATTCCGCTATCGCACAACTATGACAAGGGAACGAAGTGCTTCTGTTTATTCACCTAGCAGTACCGTGAATAGAAGAACAACAACTCCACCAGACAGTGGAGTATTATTTGAAGGGTTAAGCATTTCAGCAAGACCTAGAGATGGTGAAATTCCTCCATTTATGAGACAGATTTCAATAAGGCCAACTACTACAGATGAGAGATCTTTGCGGAAAATTCAAGAACAGGATATCATTAATTTTAGGCGAACTCTCTATCGTGCTGGTGCTCGAGTTAGAAATATTGAAGATGGTGGTCGCTACAGGGACATTTCAGCTGAATTTTTCCGTAGAAATCCAGCTTGCCTTCACAGATTAGTCCCCTGGTTAAAACGTGAACTGACAGTTCTCTTTGGAGCTCATGGATCTTTAGTGAATATCGTCCAGCACATCATCATGAGTAATGTTACTCGCTATGACTTGGAGAGTCAGGCATTTGTGTCTGATTTGAGGCCATTTTTGCTTAATCGGACTGAGCATTTTATACATGAATTTATCAGTTTTGCTCGCTCTCCATTTAACATGGCCGCCTTTGATCAGCATGCTAATTATGATTGCCCTGCTCCTTCATATGAAGAAGGTAGCCATTCTGATTCTTCAGTCATAACGATATCTCCAGATGAAGCTGAGACCCAAGAGCTGGATGTTAATGTAGCCACTGTTAGTCAAGCACCATGGGATGATGAAACTCCAGGACCTTCTTACTCAAGCTCAGAACAGGTGCATGCTGCCATGTCTTCCCTTTTAAATACTTCTGACAGTTCAGATGAAGAACTTGTAACAGCAAGAGCTACATCTCAGATACAAGGAGTACAGACCAATGAGGACCTAAATAATGACAGTGATTCTTCTTCAGATAACTGTGTCATTGTTGGATTTGTTAAGCCACTAGCTGAGAGGACCCCAGAACTTGTTGAACTGTCCTCTGATTCTGAGGTGGAGTTAGGTTCTTATGAGAAAATGGAGACCATGAAGACACAAGAACAAGAGCAGTCTTACAGCTCTGGTGATAGTGACGTTAGCAGATGTTCGTCTCCGCGCTCTGTCGTTGGAAAGGATGAGCAAATAAGTAAAGGTCGTTGTGATTCTggtacaaaaatcaactcaaagaaggaagagaaacgaTCTATATCATTGTCCTCTCTCAGAGACCTGAGCTCATCCCTCAGAGGAGACAGAGTTTATTCCCCATATACCCGCAGACACAGAAAGAGGGGAAGATCGAGAAGTTCAGATTCACATTCCCAGAGTAGGAGTGGGCATGATCAGAAGAACCGTAGAAAGCATCatgggaagaaaagaatgaaaggcaAGCGATCCAGAAGCAGGGAGAGTAGTAGACCTAGAGGTAGAAGAGACAAAAAGAGATCAAGAACCAGAGATAGCAGTTGGTCAAGAAGAAGCCAAACTCTGTCTCTAAGTAGTGAAAGCTCTAGCAGATCAAGGTCTCGTAGCAGTGATCATGGTAAAAGAAGATCACGGAGCAGAAATCGAGATCGTTACTATTTGAGAAATAATTATGGCAGCAGATACAAGTGGGAGTATACTTACTATAGTAGGAACAAGGACAGGGATGGCTACGAGTCATCTTACAGGAGGAGGACTCTGTCCAGAGCTCACTATTCCAGACAATCGTCAAGTCCAGAACTTAGAATTCAGTCCTTTTCTGAAAGAACAAATGCTCGGAAGAAAAATAATCACAGTGAAAGGAAATACTACTACTATGAAAGGCATAGATCGAGGAGCCTATCTAGTAGTAGGTCAAAGACTGCATCTACAGGGCCTGACCGGATGAGAAATGAAAAGCCTGGTGGGAAACGAAAATACAAAACACGGCATTTGGAGGGGACCAGTGATGTTGCTCAACCATCTCATGAATTTGCTTCTAAAGTAAAGGAAGGTCATTATTCAAAATCTTCATCAAAATTGGATGGAGGCTACAAAAATGAGAGTGATAGCTTTTCAGACAGCCGGTCATCAGACAGAGAGACAAAGcacaagaggagaaaaaggaggaccCGCAGCCTGAGTGTAGAGATAGTTTATGAAGGGAAAGCTACCGATACAACCAGacaccataaaaagaaaaagaagaaacataagAGGAAGCATAAGAAACACCATGGTGATAATGCTTCACATTCCCCAGTTGTGATTACCATTGACAGTGACAGTGATAAAGACTGTGAAGTAAAGGAGGATATAGAATGTGACTCTAGTGGTCCTCAAGGCCCTCTCCAAAGTGAAGTTTTGGCTCCTTTTGAATCTAAAGATGTAGTTACAATAGAAGATGAATTTGGTGTCCTGAGCAAGGAGTGTGATATTACCATACTTAATAACAACTTGAATAATGCCAATAAAACTGTGGATAATATACCACCCCAGGCAGCTTCAATTGAACAAACTCTTGATGTAAGAGAAGAGAGCACCTTGGCCTCTGATTTGGAGAACCAACCCAGTAATGTCTCTCTTCAGACTGAGCCATTAAGGACATCATCGTTAATGTCAGTGTCTCTTGGTAGAGACCATGATGTGTCTTAA